One Pseudomonas brassicacearum genomic region harbors:
- a CDS encoding aldo/keto reductase, whose amino-acid sequence MKISEKRRLPRSSLELGVFGLGCSQVGGLYREVSADQATQTLQAAWNRGIRYYDTAPFYGYSRSERRVGTELAERPRADFILSTKVGRLLRADGSVRNGDDGWANPLPFRPVYDYGYDAIMRSYEDSLQRLGVCRIDILYVHDIGRLTHGERHQIHWDQLTRGGGFRALESLREDGAIAAIGLGVNEWEVVQDSMNECQLDCTLLAGRYTLLDQQSLAPLMNKCLGQGNSVVVGGVFNSGILAGGTHFDYGEAPAAVIAKVQALKTVCEEFEVPLPAAALQFPMAHPAVVSCVVGTRTPQQLDRSIAWFEQDIPEAFWKTLQARELIDADAPLPQGAL is encoded by the coding sequence TTGAAAATCTCCGAAAAACGAAGGCTTCCCAGAAGCTCGCTGGAGTTAGGGGTGTTTGGCTTGGGGTGCTCACAAGTGGGTGGCCTCTACCGGGAAGTATCCGCGGATCAGGCGACGCAAACGCTGCAAGCCGCTTGGAATAGGGGAATCCGCTATTACGATACGGCTCCCTTTTATGGATACAGCCGTTCCGAACGCCGGGTTGGCACTGAGTTAGCTGAGCGTCCGCGAGCCGATTTTATCCTGAGCACTAAAGTCGGTCGGCTTCTGCGCGCTGATGGTTCAGTACGCAATGGGGACGATGGCTGGGCTAATCCACTGCCTTTCCGGCCGGTGTACGACTATGGATATGACGCAATCATGCGCTCTTATGAAGATAGCCTTCAACGTCTTGGGGTCTGCCGGATAGACATCCTGTACGTGCATGATATCGGGCGGCTTACCCACGGTGAACGTCACCAGATTCACTGGGACCAGTTGACCAGAGGCGGCGGATTTCGAGCGCTCGAAAGCCTGCGTGAGGATGGAGCGATTGCGGCCATTGGTTTGGGCGTGAACGAATGGGAGGTTGTGCAAGACAGCATGAACGAATGCCAGCTGGATTGCACATTGCTGGCGGGACGCTACACCTTGCTTGATCAGCAAAGCCTTGCACCACTGATGAACAAATGCCTGGGACAGGGCAATTCTGTTGTAGTCGGTGGCGTATTCAATTCAGGCATTCTTGCCGGCGGTACGCACTTTGATTATGGCGAAGCGCCCGCTGCGGTGATCGCGAAAGTCCAAGCGCTGAAAACAGTCTGTGAAGAGTTTGAGGTGCCGCTGCCCGCGGCAGCGTTGCAGTTTCCAATGGCGCATCCCGCGGTGGTGTCTTGTGTGGTGGGTACACGTACGCCGCAGCAACTCGACCGGAGTATCGCGTGGTTCGAGCAGGACATCCCAGAGGCTTTCTGGAAGACACTTCAAGCGCGCGAGTTGATCGATGCTGATGCGCCGTTGCCCCAAGGTGCCCTATGA
- a CDS encoding ABC transporter substrate-binding protein produces MKKLNLIAIVTAVLFMSITTQASSGEIAVIVKSANSNYWQNVQKGAQAAAKELPNMTVTFQGPASESAVADEVNMVVNAVNRKVSGIVLAAADPDALVPAIKQAWEAHIPVVLIDSAISTDGDAYYQSFLSTDNTRAGELCAQRMIEKVGKTGKIAVMSYVPGAGSEIGRVGGFINYIKQHSNLTIVGPFYSQSQMANALNQTTDVLASNPDLKGIYGANEPTAVGMARAIAQAGKSGKLVAIGFDGNEDLQNFVKDGTLDSIIVQSSYRMGLDSVTAVAKVIAGTAVPKNIDTGVLLIDKSNIDSSEARNVLY; encoded by the coding sequence ATGAAAAAGCTAAACTTGATTGCGATCGTCACGGCTGTCTTGTTCATGTCCATCACCACGCAAGCAAGCAGTGGTGAAATTGCGGTCATTGTAAAAAGTGCAAATTCCAACTATTGGCAGAATGTTCAAAAAGGTGCCCAGGCGGCCGCAAAGGAATTGCCGAACATGACGGTCACCTTTCAGGGGCCCGCATCCGAGTCGGCGGTAGCGGATGAAGTGAACATGGTGGTCAACGCGGTCAACCGCAAGGTTTCCGGGATTGTCCTGGCCGCTGCCGATCCAGACGCCTTGGTGCCTGCAATTAAACAAGCGTGGGAAGCGCATATCCCGGTGGTACTCATCGACTCAGCGATTTCTACTGACGGCGATGCTTATTATCAATCTTTCCTCTCGACTGATAACACCAGGGCCGGTGAGCTCTGCGCACAACGCATGATCGAAAAAGTGGGGAAGACAGGCAAGATTGCAGTGATGTCCTACGTCCCTGGAGCAGGATCCGAGATTGGGCGCGTGGGGGGGTTCATAAACTACATAAAGCAGCACTCGAACTTGACTATCGTGGGCCCATTTTATTCTCAATCCCAGATGGCCAACGCGCTCAATCAAACCACCGACGTGCTGGCGTCGAATCCCGATCTTAAAGGTATTTACGGGGCCAACGAGCCGACGGCCGTAGGAATGGCGCGCGCGATTGCACAAGCCGGAAAATCCGGAAAACTTGTGGCCATCGGATTTGACGGTAACGAAGACCTGCAGAACTTTGTAAAGGACGGCACCCTCGATTCAATCATCGTCCAAAGCTCCTACAGGATGGGGCTGGATTCGGTCACTGCGGTCGCCAAGGTCATCGCAGGGACCGCAGTGCCCAAGAATATCGATACCGGCGTACTCCTGATCGATAAATCGAACATCGACAGTTCAGAGGCTCGGAACGTCCTGTATTGA
- a CDS encoding ABC transporter permease, with the protein MNDLSIDKPAESITVNAINTDRRKELLQKFGALASLFALIVVFASTSEAFLSMGNGMSVALQVTSIAFLGLGATAVIITGGIDLSVGSVLALAGVANALAIKAGASIPVGILVGLLVGGTCGAINGVFITRLKLPPFIATLGMMLVARGLALRLTDAQPVSGLGKGFGTLGNGTLFRIENIGANGFPNVIFPGIPYPVVIMIGLAIGLWMILSRTRLGRHIYAVGSNAEAARLSGVNVNRVTLFTYVLSGVLAGLTGCVLMSRLVSAQPNEGVMYELDAIASAVIGGTSLSGGIGSVSGTIIGAFTIGILRNGLNMLGVSSFTQQIIIGLVILLTVCVDQLRNRKR; encoded by the coding sequence ATGAATGACCTAAGTATCGATAAGCCTGCAGAATCCATCACCGTAAACGCTATCAATACCGATCGACGCAAAGAGCTTTTGCAAAAGTTCGGCGCCTTGGCCAGCCTTTTTGCCCTCATTGTCGTATTCGCGAGTACCAGCGAGGCGTTCTTGTCGATGGGCAACGGCATGAGCGTGGCGCTGCAAGTTACTTCTATTGCTTTCCTTGGGCTTGGCGCTACCGCTGTCATTATCACCGGCGGTATCGATCTTTCGGTGGGCTCGGTATTGGCGTTGGCAGGTGTCGCCAATGCGCTGGCCATAAAAGCCGGGGCCTCGATTCCTGTCGGAATCCTGGTCGGCCTGCTGGTGGGCGGAACGTGCGGCGCCATTAACGGTGTTTTCATCACTCGATTAAAGCTTCCACCCTTCATTGCAACGTTGGGGATGATGCTGGTTGCCAGGGGGCTCGCCTTGCGTCTGACGGATGCCCAGCCTGTTTCGGGGCTGGGCAAGGGGTTCGGCACGCTGGGTAATGGAACGCTTTTTCGTATAGAGAACATCGGCGCCAATGGCTTTCCGAATGTCATTTTTCCCGGCATCCCATACCCGGTAGTGATCATGATCGGCTTGGCCATCGGGCTTTGGATGATCTTGAGCCGTACCCGCCTGGGGCGTCACATCTACGCGGTCGGCTCGAATGCGGAAGCAGCACGATTGTCCGGGGTGAATGTTAACCGGGTGACCTTGTTCACTTACGTATTGTCTGGTGTGCTCGCGGGCTTGACGGGCTGTGTATTGATGTCGCGGTTAGTTTCCGCGCAGCCAAATGAAGGTGTCATGTATGAACTCGATGCCATTGCCAGTGCGGTCATTGGTGGTACTTCCTTGTCCGGCGGTATCGGCAGCGTGTCCGGCACCATCATTGGTGCGTTCACCATCGGCATTTTGCGCAATGGCCTGAACATGTTAGGTGTTTCCAGCTTTACCCAGCAGATCATCATCGGGCTGGTCATTCTGCTGACGGTGTGCGTCGACCAACTTAGAAACCGAAAAAGATAA
- a CDS encoding sugar ABC transporter ATP-binding protein, whose translation MNVSSSRAVGPAVEPASLLPCVRLENIVKRFPGVLALNGVSLSLNVGEVHAICGENGAGKSTLMKVISGQLTPDQGTITYLGEERTFKSVSDAERVGIAIIHQELNLVPHLSVAENVYLAREPVKFGLIDRRKLLSDTRECLQRLGVDIDPNQLVNKLSVAQQQMVEIAKALSLNARVLILDEPTSSLTETETAQLFRVINELKVQGVGMLYISHRLDEMQHIVDRVTVMRDGCYVSTSLFRDTTVDTIVADMVGRSLKEKFPLRTSVPTKEVLLKVSNFSRKGAFQSIDFELRKGEILGFAGLMGAGRTEIARAIFGADPVDTGSLELFGKPVTIKKPQDAIRHGIAYLSEDRKSDGLALKMSLASNITLANMGAVCNAFGFIRFKDEDKAARGYIDSLGIRTPSPNQVTRYLSGGNQQKVVIGKWLFRNSRILFFDEPTRGIDVGAKYAIYQLMDKLASQGIGIVLISSELPELLGMSDRILVFHEGHATGELDARRTSQEEIMHYASGYSK comes from the coding sequence TTGAATGTCTCGTCATCTCGGGCCGTCGGGCCTGCAGTTGAACCCGCCTCGCTTCTCCCTTGTGTGCGCCTGGAGAACATCGTCAAGCGTTTCCCTGGGGTGCTCGCGCTGAACGGCGTTTCACTCAGCCTCAATGTAGGAGAGGTGCACGCGATATGCGGAGAGAATGGCGCCGGCAAGTCGACCCTGATGAAAGTCATCAGCGGGCAACTGACTCCCGACCAAGGGACAATTACCTACCTGGGTGAAGAGCGAACGTTTAAATCGGTCAGTGATGCCGAGCGGGTTGGCATTGCGATCATCCACCAAGAGCTGAATTTGGTGCCGCACCTGTCGGTTGCTGAAAACGTCTACTTGGCCAGAGAGCCGGTGAAATTTGGTCTCATTGATCGGCGCAAACTGCTTTCAGACACACGTGAGTGCCTTCAACGGTTAGGGGTGGATATTGATCCCAACCAGTTGGTTAACAAGCTTTCCGTCGCTCAGCAACAGATGGTCGAAATCGCCAAGGCCCTGTCGCTAAATGCACGAGTGTTGATCCTTGATGAACCCACCTCATCGTTGACTGAAACGGAAACCGCGCAGCTTTTTCGAGTGATCAACGAGTTGAAGGTGCAGGGCGTCGGCATGCTTTACATCTCGCACCGCTTGGACGAAATGCAACATATCGTCGACAGGGTCACCGTCATGCGAGACGGTTGTTATGTGTCTACTTCTCTGTTCCGCGACACCACGGTCGATACTATTGTCGCTGACATGGTGGGGCGGTCACTGAAGGAAAAGTTTCCTCTGCGAACGAGTGTGCCTACTAAGGAAGTATTGCTCAAAGTCAGTAATTTCAGTCGAAAAGGCGCGTTCCAGTCGATTGATTTCGAGCTTCGCAAGGGAGAAATTCTTGGGTTTGCAGGGCTGATGGGCGCAGGCAGAACTGAGATCGCACGGGCTATTTTCGGCGCGGATCCTGTGGACACAGGCAGTCTGGAGCTTTTCGGCAAACCCGTTACGATCAAAAAACCACAGGACGCCATCCGGCATGGGATTGCTTACCTGTCAGAAGACCGCAAGAGTGACGGCTTGGCCCTGAAGATGTCCCTTGCAAGCAACATTACGTTGGCAAACATGGGGGCGGTCTGTAACGCGTTTGGCTTCATTCGATTCAAGGATGAAGACAAGGCCGCGCGCGGCTACATCGATAGCCTCGGCATTCGCACCCCTTCGCCCAATCAGGTTACCCGCTATCTTTCGGGTGGCAATCAGCAAAAAGTCGTGATCGGTAAATGGCTGTTTCGAAACTCTAGAATTTTGTTCTTCGACGAGCCTACCCGGGGCATAGACGTCGGTGCGAAGTATGCCATTTACCAACTGATGGACAAGCTGGCGTCACAAGGCATAGGGATTGTTCTGATCAGTTCCGAGCTTCCCGAACTATTGGGTATGAGTGATCGAATTCTGGTTTTCCATGAGGGGCATGCAACCGGCGAACTTGACGCCCGCCGTACATCACAAGAAGAAATCATGCATTACGCGTCGGGGTATTCCAAATGA
- a CDS encoding creatininase family protein, producing the protein MLLHQSTWVEIEKFLQRSRTVVIPIGSNEQHGPTGLLGTDWMCPEIIAHQAHEAAEILIAPTFNIGMAQHHLGFPGTISLRPSTFIAAIGDWTRSLAAHGFEKIFFLNGHGGNIASIEAAFSELYAEASFARRPAGFALKLCNWWDLEGVNDLAKDQFPTGHGVHATPSEIAVTQWAYPHAIKSADYSPQIANWGPIREAVDFRARHPDGRMGSDPAQASPEKGRQLVMMAAQSLVREVQAFSREPMPG; encoded by the coding sequence ATGCTTTTACATCAATCGACCTGGGTCGAAATCGAAAAATTTCTCCAGCGCAGTCGTACCGTCGTCATCCCGATTGGTTCCAACGAGCAGCACGGGCCTACCGGACTGCTGGGGACGGATTGGATGTGCCCCGAAATCATTGCCCATCAGGCGCATGAGGCAGCGGAAATCCTGATCGCCCCGACCTTCAATATCGGCATGGCGCAGCATCATCTGGGTTTCCCGGGAACGATCTCCCTCAGGCCTTCGACGTTCATCGCCGCCATCGGTGACTGGACTCGCTCGCTGGCTGCCCACGGCTTTGAAAAAATCTTTTTTCTCAATGGCCACGGCGGCAACATCGCGTCGATTGAAGCGGCATTCTCGGAACTCTACGCCGAAGCGAGTTTTGCCCGTCGCCCGGCCGGTTTCGCCTTGAAGTTGTGCAACTGGTGGGATCTGGAAGGCGTCAATGACCTGGCGAAAGACCAGTTCCCGACAGGACACGGTGTTCATGCAACGCCTTCGGAAATTGCCGTGACCCAGTGGGCCTATCCGCACGCCATCAAGTCGGCTGACTACTCGCCACAGATCGCCAATTGGGGGCCCATTCGAGAGGCTGTCGATTTCCGCGCCCGTCATCCGGATGGCCGCATGGGATCGGACCCGGCGCAAGCGTCACCGGAAAAAGGCCGGCAGCTGGTGATGATGGCAGCACAAAGTCTGGTGCGGGAGGTGCAAGCCTTCAGCCGTGAGCCGATGCCGGGTTGA
- a CDS encoding MFS transporter: MSTLVPAADNAALAMLYRKLNWRLLPLLFVCYVFAYLDRINVGFAKLQMQNDLGLSDAAYGVGAGVFFLGYVLFELPSNLMLPRVGARKTFSRILVLWGITSACMLFVRDVPMFYAMRFLLGVFEAGFAPGMIYYLSCWYGPKRMARAIAIVFIAGPAGGIVGGPLSAWLISTFEGVGGLAGWQWMFLIEGLPCVLLGAFAYFYLCNHPAEARWLSVEEKQLLQRELGASQGGSHSFRAVLRDRRIYVLACAYFCIIFSIYAMSFWLPAILKAQGIHDMMQLGWCAAIPYVAAAAGMYWIGRRSDRFGERRYHCAVPAGVGAILILLYPVADGNLMLSMILLTLAIAMMFMAYTVLWAMPSELIKGEAAAGGIALINTIGLCGGFWGPAVIGWAKTSTASMNPGIVAVGCVFLCAAFVIIASKPLAHRDRVLNAPQVDRAL; this comes from the coding sequence ATGTCGACCCTCGTGCCCGCCGCAGACAATGCCGCCCTTGCAATGTTGTACCGCAAACTGAATTGGCGTCTGTTGCCACTCCTGTTCGTTTGCTACGTCTTCGCCTATCTGGATCGCATAAACGTCGGCTTTGCCAAGCTGCAGATGCAAAACGATCTTGGGCTGTCCGACGCCGCTTATGGTGTCGGCGCAGGTGTGTTCTTTTTGGGATATGTGCTGTTCGAATTACCCAGCAACCTGATGCTGCCGCGAGTGGGAGCGCGAAAAACCTTCAGTCGCATTCTGGTGTTATGGGGCATCACATCGGCCTGCATGTTATTCGTGCGCGACGTGCCAATGTTCTACGCCATGCGGTTTCTGCTCGGTGTTTTTGAGGCCGGTTTCGCGCCGGGGATGATTTACTACCTGTCTTGCTGGTACGGCCCCAAGCGCATGGCCCGGGCCATCGCGATTGTGTTCATCGCAGGCCCGGCGGGCGGCATTGTTGGCGGTCCGCTTTCGGCATGGCTGATCTCCACGTTCGAAGGCGTGGGTGGCCTTGCGGGGTGGCAATGGATGTTCCTGATCGAAGGTTTGCCCTGCGTGTTGCTTGGTGCCTTTGCTTATTTTTACCTCTGCAACCATCCCGCCGAGGCTCGCTGGCTGAGCGTGGAGGAAAAGCAACTGCTGCAGCGTGAACTGGGCGCTTCCCAGGGCGGCTCCCACTCGTTCAGAGCTGTGTTGCGCGATCGCAGGATCTACGTCCTGGCGTGCGCCTACTTCTGCATCATTTTTTCTATCTACGCCATGAGCTTCTGGCTCCCGGCGATCCTTAAAGCGCAAGGCATCCACGACATGATGCAGCTGGGTTGGTGCGCCGCCATTCCCTATGTGGCAGCGGCAGCAGGCATGTACTGGATCGGGCGCCGTTCGGACCGTTTCGGCGAGCGCCGCTACCACTGCGCGGTCCCGGCAGGCGTCGGGGCAATACTGATACTTTTGTATCCTGTTGCCGATGGGAACCTGATGTTATCAATGATTCTGCTGACGCTGGCGATCGCCATGATGTTCATGGCCTACACGGTCTTGTGGGCGATGCCCTCTGAACTCATCAAGGGGGAAGCGGCAGCGGGCGGTATCGCTCTGATCAACACCATCGGTCTCTGTGGCGGTTTTTGGGGGCCTGCGGTGATCGGTTGGGCAAAGACATCAACGGCAAGCATGAACCCGGGCATCGTCGCTGTCGGCTGCGTATTTCTGTGCGCCGCGTTCGTGATCATCGCAAGCAAACCACTGGCGCATCGCGACCGGGTTTTGAATGCACCGCAGGTTGACCGGGCGCTTTGA